The genomic interval CCCCACTCCACGATCGCCGCGGCCGCGGCGAGCTGGTCCTTCGTCTCGTGCAGCGTGCCGACGTCCGCGAACTCGGCGCCGCGGGCGGGCCCGGGCGACACGATGATCATCGGCCGCGACTCGCAGTAGGCCGTACCCGCGGCCGAGAGGGCGTTCAGCAGGCCGGGCCCGCTCGTCGTGATGACGACGCCGGGCAGCCCGGTCTGCAGCGACCAGCCGTCGGCGGCGTAGCCGGCGCCCTGCTCGTGACGGGAGGTGACGGGGCGGATCCCGAGCGCGCCGAGGGGGCGGTAGAGCTCGAGGTTGTGCGTGCCCGGGATCCCGAACACGGTGTCGACGCCGTAACCGCGCAGCGTCTCCATGACGACCCAACCGGTCGTGCGGCGCATCTCGGTGCGCGCGACGGCGCTCATCGCCCCGCCTCCGCGACGGCGGCGGATCCCGCGACGGCGGAATCCGCGGCGTACCGGCGACTGCCGTCCACCCAGGTCTCGCGAACCGGGATCGCGGCGATCTCGGGGCCGGCGACCTCGAGCGGGTTCGCCCCGAGCACCACGAAGTCGGCGCGCTTGCCCACCTCGATCGAGCCGAGCTCGCGCTCCCGGCCGAGCGTGATCGCGCCCTCGAGGGTGTGCGCGCGGAGCGCGGCCTCGGGACTGATGCGGAGGGAGTCCGGGCCGAGCTGGTGCCCGCGGCGCGTCACGCGGGTGACGGCGGCCTGGATCGCCTCGAGCGGCCGGGGCTCGGCGACGGGAGCGTCGGAGGAGATGGTGACAGGGACACCGGCCGCGACGAACTCGCCGAGCGGGTTGAAGCGCTCCCCCGGCGTGCCGATCGCCTGCTCCACGCCCTCGCCCCAGTTGTAGTAGTGCTGGGTCTGATTGACGGGGCGGATGCCGAGGGCCGCCATGCGGCCGATGTCCTCGGGGGTCGGCAATCCGCAGTGCTCGATGCGGTGCCGGGCGTCGGGGTCCGGCCGCTCGGCGAGCGCCGCCTCGATCGCGTCGACGACCATCGCGATCGCCGTCGGCGACTGAGCGTGCGTCGCGGTCTGCAGGCCCGCGGCATGCACGCGGCGCACGAGGTCCGCGTACTCGGCCGGCTCGTGGTAGAGCTGGCCGGTGCGGCACGGATCGCCGACGTACCCCTCGGGGAAGTAGGCGGTCCAGCCGCCGAGCGTGCCGTCGGCGTAGAGCTTGATCCCGGTGGCCGAGAGGAAGGCGTTGCCGAACGGGCCGGTGAGCCCGAGCTCGAGCACCTGGTCGACGAGGTGGGACAGGAAGTACATGGAGACGCGCATGTCGAGCGCCCCGCGGTCGGCGGCCTCGAGGTAGGCCGCGAGCTCGCGCTGGGAGACCTGCGCGTCGCCGATCGCCGTGACCCCGCCCGCGAGGAACTCGCGCTGCACGAGGT from Leucobacter allii carries:
- a CDS encoding amidohydrolase encodes the protein MRQLATYDARDSIPTIVTAARILTVDAERPEAEAFLAAGGRILAVGSLAEVEAAAAEAGLSPERVDHPGATVVPGFIDAHAHPLMYGQMLTWIDVSPAKAGSIPEIVELLREGAAKLPAGAPIRGYGYEQRNLAERRHPTRQELDAVAADREVYIMNASGHGGVVNSFTFEKFGITRDTPNPEGGEFFRDADGELTGELSDAACNVLTGLHGVKIGHHGPNFHLGDEPAEHQRQLDLVQREFLAGGVTAIGDAQVSQRELAAYLEAADRGALDMRVSMYFLSHLVDQVLELGLTGPFGNAFLSATGIKLYADGTLGGWTAYFPEGYVGDPCRTGQLYHEPAEYADLVRRVHAAGLQTATHAQSPTAIAMVVDAIEAALAERPDPDARHRIEHCGLPTPEDIGRMAALGIRPVNQTQHYYNWGEGVEQAIGTPGERFNPLGEFVAAGVPVTISSDAPVAEPRPLEAIQAAVTRVTRRGHQLGPDSLRISPEAALRAHTLEGAITLGRERELGSIEVGKRADFVVLGANPLEVAGPEIAAIPVRETWVDGSRRYAADSAVAGSAAVAEAGR